A section of the Rhipicephalus sanguineus isolate Rsan-2018 chromosome 11, BIME_Rsan_1.4, whole genome shotgun sequence genome encodes:
- the LOC119373980 gene encoding RNA-binding protein pno1, whose product MPDTTAEPAKMADDGFKIVQRRANRKRKMAVDEDAKNGRPLYPPAKQEKLEGKTEIRKIPIPAHRYSPLKENWLKIFTPIVEHLHLQTRFNLKTRCVEIRTCKETEEPSALQKAADFVRAFAMGFEVDDALALVRLDELFLESFDIEDVKTLKGDHMARCIGRLAGKGGRTKFTIENVTKTRIVLADRKVHILGSYQNIRAARTAICNLVLGKPPSKVYGTMRQLANRIGERF is encoded by the exons ATGCCAGATACGACAGCAGAACCGGCAAAGATGGCCGACGACGGCTTCAAGATCGTCCAGAGACGGGCCAACCGCAAGCGCAAGATGGCAGTGGACGAGGATGCCAAAAATGGACGGCCCCTTTACCCTCCCGCCAAGCAGGAGAAACTG GAAGGCAAGACTGAGATCCGGAAGATAcccatacctgcgcacaggtacAGCCCGCTGAAGGAGAACTGGCTCAAGATCTTCACGCCCATCGTAGAGCACCTCCACCTGCAGACACGCTTCAACCTGAAGACCCGCTGCGTTGAAATTAGG ACATGCAAAGAAACCGAGGAGCCCAGTGCACTTCAGAAGGCTGCCGATTTTGTGCGGGCATTCGCCATGGGCTTCGAAGTCGAC gaTGCCCTGGCTCTGGTTCGTCTGGACGAGCTCTTTCTTGAGTCTTTTGACATAGAAGATG TGAAGACCCTCAAGGGGGACCACATGGCTAGGTGCATCGGCCGTCTGGCAGGAAAGGGTGGCCGGACCAAGTTCACCATTGAGAACGTCACCAAGACTCGTATCGTCCTCGCCGACAG AAAAGTACACATCCTTGGTTCCTACCAGAACATCCGGGCTGCGCGGACAGCTATCTGCAATTTGGTCCTCG GTAAACCACCTTCGAAGGTCTACGGAACAATGCGGCAACTGGCAAACCGTATAGGAGAAAGattctaa